Proteins encoded together in one Rhipicephalus sanguineus isolate Rsan-2018 chromosome 9, BIME_Rsan_1.4, whole genome shotgun sequence window:
- the LOC119406037 gene encoding uncharacterized protein LOC119406037: MDNSQQRMPLQPVDNIQLFLSRLPKGPWTKQLKDLPKGFSEEKILQHEHSHGANKHSVSGYRMFKSEKVHEVLLCKAVDGETVVLKAMVEASFSVGKSYKAAAALTSAGNVKEAGCECRAGASGVCKHVAALLWFMLDMKRSQAPYVRDTVACTEKSRTWGSGSKDAHVRKLKFSDLQFVKHLPTKAKVPVKPKRNVPVIMSESDLKELHKGLQHNNINMMLCQVLEENCFVPVPLPVINEKPLLPTLPLRLPTKILWSEYVPTSYEIGTCSLTLEEAWALEEATRAQSNSAAWAFERSKRLTASHFGDIMSRQKLPDEKFCSRVFGTSHLQTKHMAFGLENEENAVHRYLKKKNSAVSVYHCGLCVNPGVPVLGATPDRVVQEGHSFGLLEIKTLAASKDRGEHLEEAIAVAPFLKNGTLRQSHKYFYQVQGQMALSGLVWCDFVVDNGTDCTFQRIEFDRSLWLDKMMPRLLEFYQSYRRHSGNI; this comes from the exons ATGGATAATAGCCAGCAAAGA ATGCCCCTCCAACCTGTGGACAACATACAGCTGTTTCTGTCACGTTTGCCAAAAGGGCCTTGGACGAAACAACTGAAGGACTTACCAAAGGGgttttcagaagaaaaaattctgcaACATGAGCATTCTCATGGTGCAAATAAGCACTCAGTATCTGGGTACAGAATGTTTAAATCTGAAAAAGTTCACGAAGTACTGCTGTGCAAGGCTGTTGATGGTGAAACAGTGGTGTTAAAAGCGATGGTGGAAGCCTCATTCAGCGTGGGAAAGTCCTACAAGGCTGCTGCAGCACTTACATCAGCTGGCAACGTGAAAGAGGCTGGCTGTGAGTGTCGTGCCGGTGCATCTGGTGTGTGTAAACACGTGGCTGCCCTGCTTTGGTTCATGCTTGATATGAAGCGTTCCCAAGCTCCTTATGTAAGAGACACCGTAGCATGCACTGAAAAATCCCGAACATGGGGAAGTGGTAGTAAAGATGCCCATGTTCGCAAACTGAAGTTTTCCGACCTGCAGTTTGTAAAGCACCTGCCAACTAAGGCAAAGGTGCCTGTCAAGCCGAAGAGAAATGTTCCCGTAATTATGAGTGAAAGTGACCTAAAGGAACTTCATAAGGGGTTGCAACATAACAATATAAACATGATGCTTTGTCAAGTATTGGAAGAAAATTGTTTTGTGCCTGTACCTTTGCCAGTCATTAATGAAAAACCACTGCTTCCCACGCTTCCACTGCGGTTGCCAACCAAGATTCTGTGGTCTGAATACGTGCCAACGAGTTATGAAATTGGCACTTGCTCGCTGACATTGGAAGAGGCGTGGGCCCTTGAAGAAGCTACTAGGGCACAGAGTAACTCTGCAGCTTGGGCCTTTGAGAGGTCAAAGCGTTTAACTGCATCACACTTTGGGGACATTATGTCACGCCAAAAATTACCAGATGAAAAATTCTGCAGCAGGGTTTTTGGCACAAGCCATTTACAGACTAAGCACATGGCTTTTGGCTTGGAAAATGAAGAAAATGCTGTGCATCGCTacttgaaaaagaaaaactcaGCAGTCAGTGTATACCACTGCGGCCTTTGTGTAAACCCAGGCGTCCCTGTTCTTGGTGCTACACCAGACCGCGTTGTTCAAGAAGGGCATAGCTTCGGCCTGCTTGAAATAAAGACACTTGCTGCATCTAAAGACCGCGGAGAACATTTAGAAGAAGCAATAGCTGTGGCCCCATTCCTAAAAAATGGCACACTTCGTCAGTCTCACAAGTATTTCTACCAAGTACAGGGACAAATGGCTCTATCGGGACTAGTGTGGTGCGACTTTGTGGTAGATAATGGCACAGACTGTACTTTCCAAAGAATCGAGTTTGACCGTTCACTGTGGTTGGACAAGATGATGCCACGGCTTCTCGAGTTCTATCAGAGCTATAGGAGGCACTCTGGCAACATATAA